Proteins encoded together in one Dermacentor variabilis isolate Ectoservices chromosome 2, ASM5094787v1, whole genome shotgun sequence window:
- the LOC142572965 gene encoding uncharacterized protein LOC142572965 has product MEDKANDGSKVFSASSEVTSLNDALSLTPRARTNSSRKKRRQRSMADRPMNAASKKVPPCLPSPSMLEMTAPGPAGTEPWVHTNGAASATQGSPNHLQFEAPDSPVASAALSPAPFLSTPEKTTLNAQLNRDRTSNKTVGFMAWATGNLGQPSDADGGLPTCDLSPSYGLPGSHSDSAKQYAMSDVATEYPDRMLSGTESTALRSRKTTVRFGSTTVREISLATLTMLQRHAPAIGMFALVLFALVLLTTGIVVFMSRTIQKQRRQVRCTAPACNRALKDLQNLLDDRVDPCQDLYTHVCRKWRETADEGLDFLDYAARLTMYRVNARLLYDTSPDTVVLRDVHPVAKFLKLCWRYVNNAAPGADRPALDFSELRQYADIEVSNIANFLEHLVWLSLARALVTVIGMKLVRSKSGANMLHLFPGQSIAQKMDVPMLTDEILEYITALVAQSNFSRSFDVSSISTQERRMQNFLSSPIRKQSYKLLVLGTLSNNFSTNSWISTLNSILPEENRVDSLSPIKIHGLDTIRGIVAFFQGRVDYGSAYIYVQILIEAFRFDFMRSSAKRGSRSANSCLGATLDVMTQAAYVIGTKVLKWPRDREDDVALNILSEVVATATAEENVVWMTGKSKRRINAFLRNALVYAQAESFTDNLSIPAEEFNESFAQGDFPAIYMRLKSKQRDTLLKTPLHETDDVYASHFINSGVFYDIDINTFFIPAAFRGEPIAYSAEVPVEYSIAILGAVLARELIRGVFPSSEVSGAEWTSDEMKRVRFYQDCLGALARSVFNVSLEEIDGSGTEIAEWVFAAHLAHSALRIALEKSERLLDWNESWVQAQRVFFRRFCLMSCTAKEDRYLKAARIRCILPLINMADFANVFSCQANSSHISGFCKLN; this is encoded by the exons ATGGAGGACAAGGCCAACGACGGCAGCAAGGTGTTCAGCGCGAGTTCTGAAGTAACTTCACTGAACGATGCTTTGTCGCTTACGCCACGAGCTCGTACTAATTCGTCGAGAAAGAAACGCCGTCAGCGTTCGATGGCGGACAGGCCGATGAACGCTGCGTCCAAGAAGGTGCCGCCTTGTCTTCCATCCCCATCGATGCTAGAGATGACGGCACCCGGACCTGCTGGGACCGAGCCTTGGGTGCACACCAACGGGGCCGCCAGCGCAACGCAAGGGAGTCCAAATCATCTACAAT TTGAAGCCCCTGACTCACCCGTGGCTTCAGCTGCCCTATCGCCTGCTCCATTCCTATCGACGCCGGAGAAAACAACACTGAACGCTCAACTCAACCGCGATAGAACCAGTAACAAGACGGTGGGCTTCATGGCATGGGCTACTGGCAACTTGGGGCAGCCGTCAGACGCCGATGGAGGGCTCCCTACCTGCGACCTTTCTCCATCATACGGGCTTCCGGGTTCACACAGCGATTCAGCAAAACAG TACGCCATGAGCGATGTGGCCACGGAATACCCAGATCGGATGTTATCTGGCACAGAGTCGACCGCCCTACGTTCACGCAAGACGACCGTGCGAT TCGGAAGCACAACGGTGCGGGAGATTTCGTTGGCCACGTTGACCATGCTGCAGCGCCATGCACCAGCGATAGGAATGTTCGCGCTGGTATTGTTCGCACTAGTCTTGCTGACCACCGGCATTGTGGTGTTCATGAGTCGCACCATCCAGAAGCAACGGCGCCAGGTCCGCTGTACGGCACCCGCATGCAACCGTGCACTAAAAGACCTCCAGAATCTTCTCGACGATAGAGTGGACCCTTGCCAAGACCTGTACACGCACGTTTGTCGAAAGTGGCGCGAGACGGCTGATGAGGGACTCGATTTTCTCGACTACGCCGCTCGACTGACGATGTATCGCGTTAACGCCCGACTTCTCTACGACACATCTCCCGACACTGTCGTATTGCGTGACGTGCATCCTGTGGCTAAGTTTTTGAAGCTGTGCTGGCGTTACGTCAATAACGCCGCTCCTGGGGCAGACAGGCCAGCACTGGACTTTTCAGAGCTGcgacagtacgcagacattgaagTTTCTAACATCGCCAATTTCCTCGAGCATCTAGTGTGGCTTTCCCTCGCACGGGCCCTGGTCACCGTAATCGGCATGAAGCTCGTGCGGTCGAAGAGTGGCGCCAATATGTTGCACCTTTTTCCCGGTCAGAGCATAGCGCAGAAGATGGACGTACCAATGCTGACGGATGAGATTTTAGAATACATCACAGCCCTCGTGGCGCAATCCAATTTCTCGAGAAGCTTCGACGTGAGCTCCATCTCCACTCAGGAGCGCCGTATGCAGAATTTCTTGTCATCACCGATTAGGAAGCAAAGCTACAAGCTGTTAGTGTTGGGAACCCTGAGCAACAACTTCAGCACAAATAGTTGGATCTCAACTCTGAATTCTATTCTTCCCGAGGAGAACAGGGTGGACAGCCTCTCCCCAATCAAGATCCACGGTCTGGACACCATCAGAGGAATCGTGGCCTTCTTTCAAGGGCGTGTTGACTACGGCTCAGCGTACATCTACGTGCAGATCCTCATTGAGGCATTCCGATTCGACTTCATGAGAAGTTCGGCCAAGCGTGGAAGTAGGAGCGCCAACAGCTGCCTGGGGGCAACGTTGGACGTGATGACGCAGGCCGCTTACGTCATAGGAACTAAAGTTCTAAAGTGGCCCAGAGACCGGGAAGACGACGTCGCCCTCAACATACTCAGCGAAGTCGTCGCCACTGCCACGGCAGAAGAAAACGTCGTCTGGATGACCGGCAAGAGCAAACGCCGCATCAATGCGTTCCTAAGGAACGCGCTGGTTTACGCACAGGCGGAATCTTTCACCGATAATCTGTCGATTCCTGCAGAAGAGTTCAATGAATCCTTCGCACAGGGCGATTTTCCTGCCATTTACATGCGTTTGAAATCTAAGCAGCGCGACACTCTCCTCAAGACACCTTTGCACGAGACGGACGATGTCTACGCTTCTCATTTTATTAATAGCGGCGTCTTTTATGATATTGACATCAACACCTTTTTTATTCCCGCGGCGTTCAGAGGCGAACCAATTGCGTACTCCGCCGAGGTTCCCGTCGAGTACTCCATCGCAATACTAGGAGCGGTGCTCGCCAGGGAGCTGATACGCGGCGTGTTTCCAAGCAGTGAAGTGAGCGGTGCTGAGTGGACCAGTGACGAAATGAAACGCGTTCGATTTTATCAGGATTGCTTGGGCGCTCTAGCGCGTAGTGTTTTCAACGTGTCCCTGGAAGAGATCGACGGAAGCGGCACTGAGATTGCAGAGTGGGTGTTCGCGGCCCACTTGGCGCATAGCGCTTTGCGAATTGCGCTTGAAAAGTCGGAACGACTACTTGACTGGAACGAGTCCTGGGTGCAGGCGCAGCGAGTATTTTTCCGCCGCTTCTGCCTCATGTCGTGCACAGCTAAGGAGGATAGATATTTAAAGGCAGCCCGTATCCGCTGCATTTTGCCTTTGATCAATATGGCCGACTTTGCGAATGTGTTCAGCTGTCAGGCAAATTCATCGCACATCTCCGGTTTTTGTAAATTAAATTGA